From the genome of Halomonas sp. 1513, one region includes:
- a CDS encoding c-type cytochrome biogenesis protein CcmI produces MTLLWAAFALLLLPAAWLLIAPLRGARRLHDAQHEFETNDRTAEQNVAIYRRRLASLEAALERGDIDQARFEEDRLDLERSLLEDTENLQRAPLKAPADGRIVVPVLLVLVAVASVVWYLNEGAEGDLALYAAQQEVRENPQGSREMMIERLEQEAARQPGNVNVWYSLFPLYRDANRPAEALDALERLIEMEGREPSLLAQKAQLQFFVAQRQMNDDIRALVDETLELDPRQPTVLGMLGINAFDEGRYEDAIDHWRRAIAGYDDPGSAAALREGIAAAQERLGLSADEIEADAVEGPGVRVEVSLDDALRDQVDDDATVFVVAHDPDGEGPPLAVSQLLVGELPTTVTLSDANAMSDQGRISQASQVRLMVRVSPSGQATPQAGDLFGDHDAVPVATSDGESVPVVIDRVFE; encoded by the coding sequence ATGACGTTACTCTGGGCCGCCTTTGCCCTGCTGCTGCTGCCTGCCGCTTGGCTGTTGATCGCCCCGCTGCGCGGCGCCCGCCGGCTGCACGACGCCCAACACGAGTTCGAGACCAATGACCGCACCGCCGAGCAGAACGTGGCGATTTATCGGCGCCGCCTGGCGTCGCTGGAAGCGGCGCTGGAGCGCGGTGACATCGACCAGGCGCGCTTCGAGGAGGATCGCCTCGACCTCGAGCGCAGCCTGCTCGAGGACACCGAGAACCTCCAGCGTGCGCCGCTCAAGGCCCCTGCCGACGGGCGTATCGTGGTGCCGGTGCTGCTGGTGCTGGTGGCGGTGGCCAGCGTGGTGTGGTACCTGAACGAGGGCGCCGAGGGCGACCTGGCGCTGTACGCCGCCCAGCAGGAGGTGCGTGAGAACCCCCAGGGCTCCCGCGAGATGATGATCGAGCGCCTCGAACAGGAGGCCGCGCGCCAGCCGGGCAACGTCAACGTCTGGTATTCGCTGTTTCCGCTCTACCGCGACGCCAACCGCCCGGCCGAAGCGCTGGATGCCCTGGAGCGGCTGATCGAGATGGAGGGGCGTGAGCCCTCGCTGCTGGCGCAGAAAGCGCAGCTGCAGTTCTTCGTTGCCCAGCGCCAGATGAACGATGATATCCGCGCGCTGGTCGACGAGACCCTCGAGCTCGACCCGCGTCAGCCCACCGTGCTCGGCATGCTGGGCATCAACGCCTTCGACGAGGGCCGCTACGAGGACGCCATCGACCACTGGCGGCGCGCCATCGCCGGCTACGACGATCCGGGTTCTGCCGCCGCGCTGCGCGAGGGCATCGCCGCTGCCCAGGAGCGCCTGGGGCTGTCCGCCGATGAGATCGAGGCGGATGCCGTGGAAGGCCCCGGGGTGCGCGTCGAGGTCAGCCTCGATGACGCCCTGCGCGACCAGGTGGATGACGACGCCACGGTGTTCGTGGTCGCCCACGACCCCGACGGCGAAGGCCCTCCGCTGGCGGTGTCGCAGCTGCTGGTCGGCGAACTGCCGACCACGGTGACCCTGAGCGATGCCAACGCCATGAGCGACCAGGGGCGTATCTCCCAGGCCAGCCAGGTACGGCTGATGGTGCGCGTGTCGCCCAGCGGCCAGGCCACGCCGCAGGCCGGCGACCTGTTCGGCGACCACGACGCCGTGCCGGTGGCAACCTCCGACGGCGAGTCGGTGCCGGTGGTTATCGATCGCGTCTTCGAGTAG
- a CDS encoding c-type cytochrome biogenesis protein CcmF (cytochrome c-type biogenesis protein; required for the transfer of heme to apocytochrome c), giving the protein MLIKMIPEIGHFALVIALLLAIVQGTLPLVGATTRRPLWMAFARPMAAGQFLFVAIAYACLTTSYMLDDFSVANVANNSNSMLPWYFKFSAVWGNHEGSVLLWSLMLAGWGYAASRFSRDLPEDMVARVLGVMGLVCVGFLLFILATSNPFERLLPNIPSDGADLNPLLQDFGLIIHPPMLYMGYVGFSVVFAFAIAALLGGRLDAAWTRWARPWTNLAWAFLTVGIALGSWWAYYELGWGGWWFWDPVENASLLPWLTGTALMHSLAVTEKRGSFKSWTVLLAITTFSLSLLGTFLVRSGVLTSVHAFANDPSRGFFILMLLTITVGLSLLIFALRAPRVSHTVGFNWVSRDALLLINNILLVIITVTVLLGTVYPLLLDALGFGKISVGPPYFNALFVPLTVLMCVFMGLGPGARWKSMSARDLGRRVALSGVAALVLGATLPLIFADQWNLWVAIGLITALWIVLPMFRDLFDKTRHASSFGAGLKKLSLAYWGMQLGHLGVAVTIVGVAVVSHYNVERSVRMGPGDTVQVAGYEFTMTNLQARRGPNFLADTATIEVSRLGSERSFEMRPEKRLYIARGMPMTQVALRPGFFRDLYVAMGEELDGDDWAMRVQYKPFVRWLWLGALLMGAGGILAIADRRYRRRRTAEAPREAGTTAQEAHA; this is encoded by the coding sequence ATGCTGATCAAGATGATTCCCGAAATCGGCCACTTTGCGCTGGTGATCGCGCTGCTCCTGGCGATCGTCCAGGGCACGCTGCCGCTGGTCGGTGCCACGACGCGACGCCCGCTGTGGATGGCCTTCGCGCGGCCCATGGCCGCCGGCCAGTTCCTGTTCGTGGCGATTGCCTACGCCTGTCTCACCACCAGCTACATGCTCGACGACTTCAGCGTGGCCAATGTCGCCAACAACTCCAACTCGATGCTGCCCTGGTACTTCAAGTTCAGTGCCGTGTGGGGCAACCACGAGGGCTCGGTGCTGCTGTGGAGCCTGATGCTGGCCGGCTGGGGCTATGCCGCCAGCCGCTTCTCCCGCGACCTGCCCGAAGACATGGTGGCGCGGGTGCTGGGGGTGATGGGCCTGGTCTGCGTGGGCTTCCTGCTGTTCATCCTGGCCACCTCCAATCCCTTCGAGCGGCTGCTGCCCAACATTCCCTCCGACGGCGCGGACCTCAACCCGCTGCTGCAGGACTTCGGCCTGATCATTCACCCGCCGATGCTCTACATGGGCTACGTGGGCTTCTCGGTGGTCTTCGCCTTCGCCATCGCCGCGCTGCTCGGCGGGCGCCTGGACGCCGCCTGGACCCGCTGGGCGCGGCCCTGGACCAACCTGGCCTGGGCCTTCCTCACCGTGGGCATTGCGCTGGGCAGCTGGTGGGCCTACTACGAGCTGGGCTGGGGCGGCTGGTGGTTCTGGGATCCGGTGGAGAACGCCTCGCTGCTGCCGTGGTTGACCGGCACCGCGCTGATGCACTCGCTGGCAGTGACCGAAAAGCGCGGCTCGTTCAAGAGCTGGACGGTGCTGCTGGCGATCACCACCTTCTCGCTGTCGCTGCTGGGTACCTTCCTGGTGCGCTCCGGGGTGCTGACCTCGGTGCACGCCTTCGCCAACGACCCGTCGCGCGGCTTCTTCATTCTGATGCTGCTGACCATCACCGTGGGGCTGTCGCTGCTGATCTTCGCCCTGCGCGCACCGCGGGTCAGCCACACCGTGGGCTTCAACTGGGTATCGCGTGACGCCCTGCTGTTGATCAACAACATCCTGCTGGTGATCATTACCGTCACCGTGCTGCTGGGCACCGTCTACCCGCTGCTGCTCGATGCCCTGGGCTTCGGCAAGATCAGCGTTGGCCCGCCCTACTTCAACGCCCTGTTCGTGCCGCTGACGGTGCTGATGTGCGTGTTCATGGGCCTTGGCCCGGGGGCGCGCTGGAAGAGCATGTCGGCCCGCGATCTTGGCCGGCGCGTCGCACTCTCCGGGGTGGCGGCGCTGGTGCTGGGCGCCACGCTGCCGCTGATCTTCGCCGACCAGTGGAACCTGTGGGTGGCGATCGGCCTGATCACCGCGCTATGGATCGTGCTGCCGATGTTCCGCGATCTCTTTGATAAGACGCGCCACGCCAGCTCCTTCGGCGCCGGGCTCAAGAAGCTCTCGCTGGCCTACTGGGGCATGCAGCTCGGCCACCTGGGGGTGGCGGTGACCATCGTCGGCGTGGCGGTGGTCTCGCACTACAACGTCGAGCGCAGCGTGCGCATGGGGCCGGGTGACACCGTCCAGGTGGCCGGCTACGAGTTCACCATGACCAATCTGCAGGCGCGCCGTGGCCCCAACTTCCTGGCCGATACCGCCACCATCGAGGTCAGTCGCCTCGGCAGCGAGCGCAGCTTCGAGATGCGTCCCGAGAAGCGCCTCTACATCGCCCGCGGCATGCCGATGACCCAGGTCGCGCTGCGCCCGGGCTTCTTCCGCGACCTCTACGTGGCGATGGGCGAGGAGCTCGACGGCGATGACTGGGCGATGCGCGTTCAGTACAAGCCGTTCGTGCGCTGGCTGTGGCTCGGTGCGCTGCTGATGGGCGCCGGCGGTATCCTGGCCATCGCCGACCGCCGCTATCGCCGTCGGCGCACTGCCGAGGCGCCCCGCGAGGCTGGCACGACAGCCCAGGAGGCGCACGCATGA
- a CDS encoding heme ABC transporter permease has product MWAFINKLRSPRWFYAISARLQPVFWVAATLLLVVGTVWGLAFAPADYQQGNSFRIIYVHVPAAFLAQSIFVSMAVAAVVFMVWKIKIADMAAAVMAPLGAAMTFIALFSGAVWGVPTWGTWWMWDARLTSMLILLFLYFGVIALRGAFASRDSGSRAASVLAMVGVINIPIIKYSVDWWHTLHQPATFTVTGRVAMPMEMWAPLLIMVLGFYCFFIALTLMRTRNEILRRESRKRWVRDLAGGGD; this is encoded by the coding sequence ATGTGGGCCTTTATTAACAAGTTGCGTTCCCCGCGGTGGTTCTACGCCATCAGCGCCAGGCTGCAGCCCGTCTTCTGGGTCGCCGCGACGCTGCTGCTGGTCGTGGGTACCGTGTGGGGTCTGGCCTTTGCCCCGGCCGACTACCAGCAGGGCAACAGCTTCCGGATCATCTATGTACACGTGCCGGCGGCATTCCTGGCCCAGTCGATCTTCGTCAGCATGGCGGTGGCGGCGGTGGTGTTCATGGTATGGAAGATCAAGATCGCCGACATGGCCGCTGCGGTGATGGCGCCGCTGGGCGCGGCGATGACCTTTATCGCGCTGTTCTCCGGTGCAGTGTGGGGCGTGCCGACCTGGGGCACCTGGTGGATGTGGGACGCCCGCCTCACCTCGATGCTGATCCTGCTGTTCCTGTATTTCGGCGTGATCGCTCTGCGCGGCGCCTTCGCCAGCCGCGACAGCGGCTCGCGGGCCGCCTCGGTGCTGGCCATGGTGGGGGTGATCAATATCCCGATCATCAAGTACTCGGTAGACTGGTGGCATACCCTGCACCAGCCGGCGACCTTCACCGTGACCGGTCGCGTGGCCATGCCGATGGAAATGTGGGCGCCGCTGCTGATCATGGTGCTAGGTTTCTACTGTTTCTTCATCGCCCTGACGCTGATGCGCACGCGTAACGAGATCCTGCGTCGTGAGTCGCGCAAGCGCTGGGTACGTGACCTGGCCGGAGGAGGGGACTGA
- a CDS encoding heme exporter protein CcmD, with amino-acid sequence MAFASLQDFFAMGGHAPYVWSAWAVTALLLLGSVVYARAERRQLIRDLQRRERRERRVGSEPARNLADDT; translated from the coding sequence ATGGCGTTTGCCTCACTTCAGGACTTCTTTGCCATGGGCGGCCACGCCCCCTATGTGTGGTCGGCCTGGGCGGTGACCGCGCTGCTGCTACTGGGATCGGTAGTTTACGCGCGCGCCGAGCGCCGCCAATTGATCCGTGATCTGCAACGACGTGAACGCAGGGAGCGCCGTGTCGGAAGCGAACCAGCGAGGAACCTAGCCGATGACACCTAA
- a CDS encoding heme exporter protein CcmB, with amino-acid sequence MQHAERLAVTEPRGGLGVALAATLRRDLTLLMRRRSEVMNPLVFFALVITLFPLGISPDAALLATVAPGLLWVAALLATLLSLDSLFRADFEDGCLEQMLLAPQPLALMVMAKVAVHWLLTGLPLALMAPLLGITLALPAGSYGILMLSLALGTASLSLIGAIGAALTVGLARGGVLLSLLVLPLYVPVLIFGTGAVQAALLGDALAAHLAILGALLAGALMLAPWAIAASLRISING; translated from the coding sequence ATGCAGCACGCTGAGCGCCTGGCGGTGACGGAACCCCGCGGCGGCCTGGGGGTCGCACTAGCGGCGACGCTGCGCCGGGATCTGACGCTGTTGATGCGGCGCCGCAGTGAGGTGATGAACCCGCTGGTGTTCTTCGCCCTGGTGATCACGCTGTTCCCGCTGGGTATCTCGCCGGACGCTGCGCTGCTCGCCACCGTGGCCCCGGGACTGCTGTGGGTGGCGGCGCTGTTGGCGACGCTGCTGTCGCTCGATTCGCTGTTTCGCGCCGACTTCGAGGATGGCTGTCTCGAGCAGATGCTGCTGGCACCCCAGCCGCTGGCGCTGATGGTGATGGCCAAGGTCGCGGTACACTGGCTATTGACCGGCCTGCCGCTGGCGCTGATGGCGCCGCTGCTGGGCATCACCCTGGCGCTGCCGGCGGGCAGCTACGGCATCCTGATGCTGTCGCTGGCACTCGGCACGGCCAGCCTGAGCCTGATCGGCGCCATCGGTGCGGCGCTGACGGTGGGCCTGGCGCGCGGCGGCGTGCTGCTGTCGTTGCTGGTGCTGCCGCTCTACGTGCCGGTGCTGATCTTCGGTACCGGGGCGGTGCAGGCGGCGCTACTGGGCGATGCGCTGGCCGCCCATCTGGCGATTCTCGGCGCGCTGCTAGCCGGCGCGCTGATGCTGGCGCCCTGGGCGATTGCCGCGTCGCTGCGAATCAGTATCAACGGTTGA
- a CDS encoding cytochrome c biogenesis protein CcmE, which yields MTPKRKQKLFIILGLMSLAAIAIGLTLFALRSNINLFFSPVQIAAGDAPYERTIRAGGMVREGSVSRNADSLDVEFTVTDYVDDVRVHFNGILPDLFREGQGVVVVGELQPDGWIRANEVLARHDENYMPPEVAQALEEAGYSPADFQAKAAEVGKRLEAQGEYADDNGASQY from the coding sequence ATGACACCTAAACGCAAACAGAAGCTCTTCATCATCCTGGGGCTGATGTCCCTGGCGGCCATTGCCATCGGCCTGACGCTGTTCGCCCTGCGCAGCAACATCAACCTGTTCTTCAGTCCGGTACAGATCGCCGCCGGCGATGCTCCCTATGAACGCACCATTCGCGCCGGCGGCATGGTGCGCGAGGGATCGGTATCGCGCAACGCCGACAGCCTCGACGTCGAGTTCACCGTGACCGACTATGTCGACGATGTGCGGGTGCATTTCAACGGCATCCTGCCCGACCTGTTCCGTGAAGGGCAGGGCGTGGTGGTGGTCGGTGAGCTGCAGCCAGACGGCTGGATCCGCGCCAATGAGGTGCTGGCGCGTCACGACGAAAACTACATGCCGCCTGAGGTCGCTCAGGCGCTGGAAGAGGCAGGCTATTCGCCCGCCGATTTCCAGGCCAAGGCCGCCGAAGTCGGCAAACGACTCGAAGCCCAGGGCGAATACGCTGACGACAACGGCGCCAGCCAGTACTGA
- a CDS encoding repressor LexA translates to MLHTAPHYLQRRPNLPMADAWEALDDHQLGELVEVPLLGKVSAGMPIEACTDTASVYVPSSMVRRNTYALRVCGDSMIECNIFDGDVIIIERQESAENGETAVVMINDQEVTLKKLYIEKAGVRLQPANESMAPIFLKNDDIKVLGMVMGVMRQPTQLM, encoded by the coding sequence ATGCTTCACACCGCCCCGCACTACCTGCAACGGCGCCCTAATCTGCCCATGGCAGACGCCTGGGAGGCGCTCGATGACCACCAGCTTGGCGAGCTGGTCGAGGTGCCGCTGCTCGGCAAGGTCTCGGCGGGCATGCCCATCGAGGCGTGTACCGACACCGCCAGCGTCTATGTGCCGTCGAGCATGGTGCGGCGCAATACCTACGCGCTGCGTGTGTGCGGCGACTCGATGATCGAGTGCAATATCTTCGACGGCGACGTGATCATCATCGAACGCCAGGAGAGCGCCGAGAACGGCGAAACGGCGGTGGTCATGATCAATGATCAGGAGGTCACCCTGAAGAAGCTGTATATCGAGAAAGCCGGGGTGCGCCTACAGCCGGCCAACGAAAGCATGGCGCCGATCTTTCTCAAAAACGACGACATCAAGGTGCTGGGCATGGTGATGGGTGTGATGCGTCAGCCGACTCAGCTGATGTAA
- a CDS encoding heme ABC transporter ATP-binding protein CcmA (ATP-binding protein; required for proper cytochrome c maturation) — MSFRLQARQLTCERDDRVLFHGLDLEVGPGQIVRIEGPNGSGKTTLLKILSGQLSDYQGELYWDEAPMHAARDAFLANLLYLGHAPGIKGALTALENLSWHQAMAGEAGEHQARMAALAEIGLAGFEDVPCAQLSAGQQRRVALARLSLIPRLLWVLDEPFTAIDKDGVAALERRLLSHAARGGSVILTTHHDLAPLGDIRRVRLGEGGRVNAAR, encoded by the coding sequence TTGAGCTTCCGTCTGCAAGCCCGCCAGCTGACCTGTGAGCGCGATGACCGCGTGCTCTTTCATGGCCTGGATCTCGAGGTGGGACCGGGGCAGATCGTGCGCATCGAGGGGCCCAACGGCAGCGGCAAGACCACGCTGCTCAAAATCCTCTCGGGGCAGCTCAGCGACTATCAGGGTGAGCTGTACTGGGACGAGGCGCCGATGCACGCCGCGCGGGATGCCTTTCTCGCCAATCTGCTCTACCTGGGACACGCCCCGGGCATCAAGGGCGCGCTCACGGCGCTGGAGAACCTCAGCTGGCACCAGGCGATGGCCGGTGAGGCGGGCGAGCATCAGGCGCGCATGGCGGCGCTGGCCGAGATCGGCCTGGCGGGCTTCGAAGACGTGCCCTGCGCCCAGCTCTCGGCGGGCCAGCAGCGGCGCGTGGCGTTGGCCCGGTTGAGCCTGATACCGCGCCTGCTGTGGGTGCTCGACGAGCCCTTCACGGCCATCGACAAGGACGGCGTGGCAGCGCTGGAGAGGCGCTTGCTCTCCCACGCTGCCCGCGGGGGGAGCGTGATACTCACCACCCACCATGACCTGGCACCGCTCGGCGATATTCGCCGCGTGCGTCTTGGCGAAGGAGGCCGTGTCAATGCAGCACGCTGA
- a CDS encoding cytochrome c-type biogenesis protein CcmH, translating to MAVIRQATLALLMTLIAGLSWAGGIEVREFDDPVMEQRYNSLTASLRCPLCENQAIDDSDAPISGDMREQVYLMLQDGRADIEILDHMTTRFGDYVLYNPRLEGRTLLLWGLPGTLVVLGGVLVVVIVRRRRDASAQALSAEERARLDELINRERTP from the coding sequence ATGGCAGTGATCCGACAGGCCACACTGGCCTTGCTAATGACCCTGATCGCCGGCCTGAGCTGGGCGGGCGGCATCGAGGTGCGCGAGTTCGACGACCCGGTCATGGAACAGCGCTACAACAGCCTGACCGCATCGCTGCGCTGCCCGCTGTGCGAGAACCAGGCCATCGACGACTCCGATGCACCGATCTCCGGTGACATGCGCGAGCAGGTCTACCTGATGCTGCAAGACGGCCGAGCGGACATCGAGATCCTCGACCACATGACCACGCGCTTCGGCGACTACGTGCTCTACAACCCGCGCCTCGAGGGCCGCACCCTGCTGCTGTGGGGGCTGCCCGGCACCCTGGTGGTGCTTGGCGGGGTGCTGGTGGTGGTGATCGTGCGGCGTCGACGCGACGCCTCGGCGCAAGCCCTGTCCGCCGAGGAGCGTGCGCGCCTCGATGAACTGATCAACCGCGAGAGGACACCATGA
- a CDS encoding thiol:disulfide interchange protein, whose protein sequence is MSRRLILLLPLLIFLVLGIFLYRGLSLDPFHRDSALLAREFPAFDKVTLEDPERRVDPSLFNGEVTLVNVWGEWCPACKQEMPQLLDLADRGVRLVGVNYRDTRDKGLGFLEEFGNPFEVNIFDPDGTLGFDLGVYGAPETFLVDRDGVIRYHHTGYIDPSDVRDHILPEVEKWQ, encoded by the coding sequence ATGAGCCGGCGACTGATCCTGCTGCTACCGCTGCTGATCTTCCTGGTACTCGGGATATTCCTGTATCGCGGCCTGTCGCTCGACCCGTTCCATCGCGACTCGGCGCTGCTGGCCCGCGAGTTCCCGGCCTTCGACAAGGTCACCCTCGAGGACCCCGAGCGGCGCGTCGATCCGTCGCTGTTCAACGGCGAAGTGACCCTGGTCAATGTGTGGGGCGAGTGGTGCCCGGCCTGCAAGCAGGAGATGCCGCAGCTGCTCGACCTCGCCGACCGCGGTGTACGGCTGGTGGGTGTCAACTACCGCGATACCCGCGACAAGGGGCTCGGCTTCCTCGAGGAGTTCGGTAATCCCTTCGAGGTGAATATCTTCGATCCCGACGGTACGCTGGGCTTCGATCTGGGCGTCTACGGCGCCCCGGAGACCTTTCTGGTCGACCGCGACGGGGTGATTCGCTATCACCACACCGGTTACATCGACCCCAGCGACGTCCGCGACCACATCCTGCCGGAGGTGGAAAAATGGCAGTGA